The Helianthus annuus cultivar XRQ/B chromosome 16, HanXRQr2.0-SUNRISE, whole genome shotgun sequence genome includes a window with the following:
- the LOC110875401 gene encoding extensin-like — MKRENQPQNIGTSNRRKLFRNNGPPITTFPKTIVASKKPQTTTSSKPKPSPQKPPQKKHKTASSPPPSTTKPIDVNATKASTDVRPSVVETPVVSIVVSQTTASSIHFDTPSTQPPPTPKRFPSQSTFSPKPPSPSKTPPPPKYAYIRKRKFFVLEEEKEIPLPIPLSSAPTQIISPSSSP; from the coding sequence atgaaaagaGAGAACCAACCACAAAATATTGGGACTTCTAATAGAAGAAAATTATTCAGAAACAACGGACCTCCAATTACCACATTCCCCAAAACCATTGTTGCTTCTAAAAAGCCTCAAACCACTACTTCATCCAAACCTAAACCCTCACCTCAAAAACCACCTCAAAAGAAGCATAAAACagcttcatcaccaccaccatctaccACAAAACCAATAGATGTTAATGCTACAAAAGCATCAACAGATGTTAGACCATCAGTTGTTGAAACACCAGTGGTTTCAATAGTTGTTAGCCAAACCACTGCCTCCTCCATTCATTTTGACACACCATCAACACAACCACCACCAACACCTAAAAGATTCCCTTCACAATCAACCTTTTCACCTAAACCACCTTCTCCATCAAAAACTCCTCCTCCTCCAAAATATGCCTACATAAGAAAAAGGAAATTTTTTGtacttgaagaagaaaaagaaattcCATTACCAATTCCTTTATCATCTGCTCCTACCCAAATCATTTCACCCTCATCTTCTCCATAA